Proteins encoded in a region of the Anoxybacillus amylolyticus genome:
- a CDS encoding dipicolinate synthase subunit B, with translation MSVKGKRIGFGLTGSHCTYDAVIPEIEKLVNEGAEVLPIITHTVKTTNTRFGEGEEWVKKLEEITGNKVIDTIVKAEPLGPKIPLDCMVIAPLTGNSMSKLANAMTDSPVLMAAKATMRNHRPVVVGISTNDALGLNGVNLMRLMAAKNIYFIPFGQDAPYAKPNSMVAKMSLLRDTVVAAMEGKQLQPVIIEAFRN, from the coding sequence ATGAGTGTAAAAGGAAAACGCATTGGATTCGGATTGACAGGGTCGCATTGTACGTATGATGCTGTCATTCCTGAAATAGAAAAGTTAGTGAATGAAGGGGCAGAAGTATTGCCGATTATTACGCACACCGTCAAGACGACGAATACACGCTTTGGCGAAGGGGAAGAGTGGGTCAAGAAGCTAGAAGAAATCACAGGAAACAAAGTCATTGATACAATCGTGAAAGCAGAACCGCTCGGACCGAAAATTCCGCTTGACTGCATGGTAATTGCCCCGTTAACAGGTAATTCGATGAGCAAACTAGCTAATGCCATGACCGATTCGCCGGTGCTAATGGCGGCGAAAGCGACGATGCGTAACCACCGCCCAGTTGTTGTCGGTATCTCAACAAATGATGCACTAGGACTTAACGGAGTAAATTTAATGCGGCTTATGGCAGCGAAAAATATTTATTTTATCCCATTTGGGCAAGATGCCCCTTATGCAAAACCGAATTCGATGGTAGCGAAAATGTCTTTGTTGCGTGATACTGTCGTTGCGGCGATGGAAGGGAAACAATTGCAACCTGTCATTATCGAAGCATTCCGAAACTAA
- the asd gene encoding aspartate-semialdehyde dehydrogenase, with protein sequence MERKGLHVAVVGATGAVGQQMIQTLENRKFPVETLTLLSSERSAGKKVVFKGQEIEVQVAKPESFAGVDIALFSAGGAVSKALAPEAVKRGAIVVDNTSAFRMDENVPLVVPEVNESDLTWHNGIIANPNCSTIQMVVALEPIRQAFGLKKVIVSTYQAVSGAGSQAIEELKTQAKAILAGESFTPEILPVKSERKHYQIAFNAIPQIDKFQENGFTFEEMKMINETKKIMHMPELEVAATCVRIPVMTGHSESVYIEVEKEGISAEQIKRVLKEAPGVVLQDDPADQLYPMPADCVGKNDVFVGRIRKDLDRDNAFHLWIVSDNLLKGAAWNSVQIAESLLKLGLVNL encoded by the coding sequence ATGGAACGAAAAGGGTTGCATGTAGCGGTCGTCGGAGCGACTGGTGCGGTTGGCCAACAAATGATTCAAACGTTAGAAAATAGAAAATTTCCAGTGGAAACGTTGACGTTATTGTCTTCTGAACGTTCTGCTGGCAAAAAAGTGGTGTTTAAAGGGCAAGAAATCGAAGTACAAGTAGCAAAACCAGAAAGTTTTGCAGGGGTAGATATTGCCTTATTTAGCGCAGGTGGTGCGGTATCAAAGGCACTTGCACCAGAAGCAGTGAAACGCGGAGCAATCGTTGTAGATAATACAAGCGCCTTTCGTATGGACGAAAACGTTCCGCTCGTCGTTCCGGAAGTGAACGAAAGCGACTTAACATGGCATAATGGCATTATTGCCAACCCAAACTGCTCAACAATTCAAATGGTCGTGGCACTTGAGCCCATTCGCCAAGCGTTTGGATTGAAAAAAGTTATCGTCTCGACATACCAAGCCGTTTCCGGTGCCGGTTCGCAAGCAATCGAGGAGTTAAAAACGCAAGCAAAAGCGATTCTTGCTGGCGAGTCGTTTACCCCAGAAATTTTGCCGGTAAAATCTGAACGGAAACATTATCAAATTGCATTTAACGCGATTCCGCAAATTGATAAATTTCAAGAGAACGGTTTTACGTTCGAAGAGATGAAAATGATCAACGAAACGAAAAAAATTATGCACATGCCAGAGCTAGAAGTAGCTGCAACGTGCGTGCGCATTCCGGTGATGACAGGGCATTCCGAATCGGTATATATCGAAGTGGAAAAAGAAGGGATAAGTGCTGAACAGATCAAACGCGTGCTAAAAGAAGCACCAGGCGTTGTGCTACAAGACGATCCAGCAGATCAACTGTACCCGATGCCGGCCGATTGTGTCGGCAAAAACGACGTATTTGTCGGACGCATTCGGAAAGACTTAGATCGCGACAACGCGTTTCATCTATGGATTGTATCTGACAACTTGCTAAAAGGAGCGGCATGGAACTCGGTGCAAATTGCCGAAAGCTTATTAAAGCTAGGGCTTGTAAACCTGTAA
- the dapG gene encoding aspartate kinase yields MKIIVQKFGGTSVRDEYGRDLARKHIARALDEGYKVVVVVSAMGRKGEPYATDTLLELIGSNDTFVNKREQDLLMACGEIISSVVFTNMLNKHGIKATAFTGAQAGFRTNDDFTNAKILEMRCDRLLKALEEYDVVVVAGFQGATKDGDITTLGRGGSDTSAAALGAALNAEWVDIFTDVEGVMTADPRIVENARPLDVVTYTEICNMAYQGAKVIHPRAVEIAMQAKVPLRIRSTYSDSLGTLVTSSVKPAKGSDVRERLVTGIAHVANVTQIKVQAKEGHYELQSDVFKAMANEGISVDFINISPNGVVYTVAGEMTDRAIEALRAIGYEPMVTRKCAKVSTVGAGIAGVPGVTAKIVTALSEQGIQILQSADSHTTIWVLVKEEDLKKAVNALHDAFHLSKVPSMNDVDEE; encoded by the coding sequence ATGAAAATCATTGTGCAAAAATTTGGTGGAACGTCCGTCCGTGATGAATACGGGCGTGATTTAGCCCGAAAGCATATTGCAAGAGCGCTCGATGAAGGCTATAAAGTCGTCGTTGTTGTTTCTGCGATGGGGCGAAAGGGCGAGCCATACGCGACCGACACCTTGCTTGAGCTGATTGGCAGCAACGACACGTTTGTCAACAAGCGCGAGCAAGATTTATTAATGGCGTGCGGGGAAATTATTTCAAGCGTTGTTTTCACGAACATGCTGAATAAACACGGAATAAAAGCAACCGCCTTTACTGGGGCGCAAGCGGGATTCCGTACAAATGATGATTTTACCAATGCGAAAATTCTCGAAATGCGATGTGACCGGTTGCTTAAAGCATTAGAGGAGTATGACGTCGTCGTCGTCGCCGGATTTCAAGGGGCGACGAAAGACGGCGATATTACTACCCTTGGCCGCGGTGGCAGCGATACTTCCGCCGCAGCGCTAGGAGCAGCGTTAAACGCAGAGTGGGTCGACATTTTCACCGATGTGGAAGGAGTAATGACTGCTGACCCGCGCATCGTTGAAAACGCCCGCCCGCTGGATGTTGTCACGTATACTGAAATTTGCAACATGGCTTACCAAGGCGCCAAAGTCATCCATCCGCGGGCGGTGGAAATTGCGATGCAAGCAAAAGTTCCACTCCGCATTCGTTCGACGTATTCTGATTCACTAGGAACGCTTGTGACATCAAGCGTCAAACCAGCGAAAGGAAGCGACGTGAGAGAACGGCTTGTTACTGGTATTGCGCACGTGGCGAATGTGACGCAAATTAAAGTGCAAGCAAAAGAAGGACATTACGAACTACAGTCGGACGTATTTAAAGCAATGGCGAACGAAGGAATTAGTGTTGATTTCATTAATATTTCCCCCAATGGGGTAGTCTATACGGTAGCTGGCGAAATGACCGATCGTGCCATTGAAGCGTTGCGCGCGATTGGCTATGAGCCGATGGTGACACGAAAATGTGCGAAAGTGTCAACGGTCGGTGCTGGAATTGCCGGCGTACCGGGAGTTACTGCTAAAATTGTTACTGCACTTTCAGAACAAGGCATTCAAATTTTACAATCAGCGGATAGCCATACGACGATTTGGGTACTCGTCAAAGAGGAAGATTTAAAGAAAGCCGTTAATGCGTTGCATGATGCTTTCCATCTTTCGAAGGTGCCGTCGATGAATGATGTGGATGAGGAGTGA
- the dapA gene encoding 4-hydroxy-tetrahydrodipicolinate synthase has product MISFGKIVTAMVTPFDNKGNIDFDKTTQLVNYLLENGTDSLVVAGTTGESPTLTTEEKVALFRHVVSVVNGRVPVIAGTGSNNTRASIDLTKKAEEAGVDAVMIVAPYYNKPNQEGIYQHFKAIAESTPLPVMVYNIPGRSVVNIAVETIVRLAEIPNIVALKDAGGNLDTMTEVIARTNDDFLLYSGDDGLTLPVLAIGGAGIVSVASHVIGNEMKEMIEAFEAGDHKTAVKLHQQLLPIMKGLFAAPSPAPVKTALQLKGLDVGPVRLPLVPLNEQERNELMKLLQTR; this is encoded by the coding sequence GTGATTTCATTTGGTAAGATTGTAACGGCGATGGTCACGCCATTTGACAATAAAGGAAACATTGATTTTGACAAAACGACGCAACTCGTGAATTATTTGCTTGAAAACGGCACTGACTCGCTTGTAGTTGCAGGGACAACCGGTGAGTCACCGACATTGACGACAGAAGAAAAAGTTGCTCTTTTTCGTCACGTCGTTTCTGTCGTCAACGGTCGAGTTCCAGTTATTGCAGGAACAGGAAGCAACAATACACGTGCTTCGATCGATTTAACGAAAAAAGCCGAAGAAGCTGGCGTTGATGCAGTCATGATTGTTGCCCCGTATTACAACAAGCCAAATCAAGAAGGGATTTACCAACATTTTAAAGCGATTGCCGAAAGCACGCCGCTGCCAGTGATGGTTTACAATATTCCAGGCCGGTCGGTCGTTAATATTGCTGTTGAAACGATCGTCCGTTTAGCAGAAATTCCAAACATCGTTGCGCTTAAAGATGCGGGTGGCAACCTTGATACAATGACCGAAGTAATTGCACGCACGAACGATGACTTTTTACTATATAGCGGAGACGATGGGTTGACGCTTCCGGTATTGGCGATTGGTGGAGCAGGCATTGTTTCAGTGGCATCGCATGTCATCGGCAATGAAATGAAAGAAATGATCGAGGCGTTTGAAGCAGGAGATCATAAAACAGCAGTAAAACTTCACCAACAGTTGCTCCCGATCATGAAAGGGCTATTTGCGGCGCCAAGTCCAGCCCCAGTCAAAACAGCGCTGCAACTGAAAGGGCTTGATGTCGGTCCTGTTCGCTTGCCACTCGTCCCGCTTAACGAACAGGAACGCAATGAACTAATGAAATTGCTGCAAACAAGATAA
- a CDS encoding ribonuclease J: MKQVERIRVFSLGGVGEIGKNMYVIELDDDIFVIDAGVMFPEDEMLGIDKVIPDITYLVEKKERVKAIFLTHGHEEHIGAIAYVLQKITAPVYGTKLTLGLAQEKLKEHDTTTTAPFIDVHSDSEVVFEKATVTFFRTIHSIPDSIGISFRTSQGAIVYTGDFKFDQTPYGMNRADLGKMAQIGEQGVLCLLSDSTNAEKIGYTGSDATVAQAISDVVYNANGRVIAACYASNITRIQQVLHAAKMHGRKVAIVGKSMHKVMDVAVRLGYLQLPEETVISIQDIQRYRDEELVILTTGGHGEPMGALARMAKQAHKQVNIIEGDTVIVAASPMPGHELLFLKTIDALYRAGANVVYKNVHVSGHGCQEELKLMLNLMKPKYFIPVHGEYRMQKAHAALAKAVGVAEERTFLVDKGDVIEFRSGQARFGGKVPYGNVLIDGLGIGDVGNIVLRDRRLLSQDGILIVVVTLSKEAKKIVAGPEIISRGFVYVRESETLLEEATKLVTTIVNKCMQEYVIEWSSLKSNIRDALSQYLFEKTKRKPMILPIIMEV; this comes from the coding sequence TTGAAACAAGTAGAGAGAATACGAGTGTTTTCCCTCGGTGGAGTAGGGGAAATCGGAAAAAACATGTATGTTATTGAGCTAGACGACGATATTTTTGTCATTGATGCAGGAGTGATGTTTCCGGAAGACGAGATGCTCGGTATCGACAAAGTCATTCCAGATATTACGTATCTTGTGGAAAAAAAAGAGCGTGTGAAGGCGATTTTTTTAACGCACGGACATGAAGAGCATATCGGTGCGATTGCGTATGTATTACAGAAAATTACCGCCCCTGTCTATGGAACAAAGTTGACGCTTGGCTTGGCGCAAGAAAAGCTAAAAGAGCATGACACGACGACAACAGCGCCATTTATCGACGTTCATTCTGATTCTGAAGTGGTGTTTGAAAAAGCAACGGTGACGTTTTTCCGGACGATTCATAGCATCCCTGATTCCATCGGAATTAGTTTTCGCACATCGCAAGGCGCTATCGTTTATACGGGCGATTTTAAATTTGACCAAACGCCTTACGGGATGAATCGAGCTGATTTAGGAAAAATGGCGCAAATCGGCGAACAAGGGGTACTATGCTTATTATCCGATAGTACGAACGCGGAAAAAATAGGGTATACTGGCTCGGATGCGACGGTTGCCCAAGCGATTTCCGATGTTGTATATAACGCCAATGGCAGGGTGATAGCTGCTTGTTATGCCTCCAATATTACACGAATTCAGCAAGTATTGCATGCGGCGAAAATGCACGGACGAAAAGTAGCAATCGTCGGAAAAAGCATGCATAAAGTGATGGATGTTGCCGTTCGCCTAGGCTATTTACAACTACCAGAAGAAACGGTTATCTCCATCCAAGATATCCAGCGATACCGCGATGAAGAGCTAGTCATTCTAACGACCGGCGGTCACGGAGAGCCGATGGGGGCACTTGCGCGGATGGCCAAACAGGCGCATAAACAAGTGAACATTATAGAAGGAGATACGGTTATTGTGGCAGCTTCGCCAATGCCTGGTCATGAATTGTTGTTTTTAAAAACGATTGATGCACTATACCGAGCAGGGGCAAATGTTGTCTATAAAAATGTGCATGTATCCGGACATGGATGTCAAGAAGAACTGAAATTGATGCTTAATTTAATGAAACCGAAATATTTTATCCCTGTTCACGGAGAATACCGTATGCAAAAAGCGCATGCCGCGTTAGCAAAAGCAGTTGGCGTTGCTGAAGAGCGGACGTTTTTAGTAGATAAAGGCGATGTGATTGAATTTCGGAGCGGACAGGCGCGTTTTGGTGGCAAAGTGCCGTACGGGAACGTATTAATTGACGGGCTAGGGATCGGAGATGTCGGCAATATCGTCTTGCGCGACCGCCGCTTGCTTTCACAAGACGGAATATTAATTGTTGTCGTCACGTTAAGTAAAGAAGCGAAAAAAATTGTCGCCGGCCCAGAAATTATTTCTCGAGGATTTGTATACGTACGGGAATCGGAAACGTTGCTTGAGGAAGCGACAAAGCTAGTGACGACAATCGTCAATAAATGTATGCAAGAGTATGTTATTGAATGGTCTTCATTAAAATCTAATATTCGTGATGCGTTAAGCCAATATTTATTTGAAAAAACGAAACGAAAACCGATGATTTTGCCAATCATTATGGAAGTTTAA
- the ltrA gene encoding group II intron reverse transcriptase/maturase produces the protein MLMERILSRGNLLTALKRVEQNKGSHGIDGMSVKDLRRHLYENWDSLREELRTGTYQPAPVRRVEIPKPNGGVRMLGIPTVTDRFIQQAIAQVLTPIFDPTFSENSYGFRPNRRAHDAVRKAKEYIKEGYRWVVDIDLEKFFDKVNHDQLMGILAKRIEDRILLKLIRKYLQSGVMINGVVQITEEGTPQGGPLSPLLSNILLDQLDKELEARGHQFVRYADDCNIYVKSWKAGQRVMKSVSTFLEQHLKLKVNREKSAVDRPWKRKFLGFSFTFHKDPKVRIAKESMERLKRKIREITSRSKPYPMEVRVERLNQYLTGWCGYFALADTPSKFKEIDEWIRRRLRMCEWKQWKKPKTRVRKLIGLGIPEYKAYEWGNTRKKYWRIAHSPILHKTLDNSYWSQRGLKSLYNRYEFLRQS, from the coding sequence ATGTTAATGGAACGAATCTTGTCACGTGGAAATCTTCTAACGGCGCTCAAACGAGTGGAACAAAATAAAGGAAGTCACGGCATCGATGGAATGTCCGTAAAAGACCTACGAAGACATCTCTATGAAAACTGGGACTCCCTCCGGGAAGAGTTAAGAACAGGAACCTACCAACCTGCACCCGTACGTCGTGTCGAAATCCCGAAACCAAATGGCGGAGTGAGGATGTTAGGAATACCTACCGTGACAGATCGTTTCATTCAACAAGCAATCGCTCAAGTGTTAACCCCAATCTTTGACCCAACCTTTTCGGAAAATAGTTATGGGTTTCGTCCGAATCGGAGGGCTCATGATGCGGTAAGGAAGGCGAAAGAATATATCAAAGAGGGTTACCGCTGGGTGGTCGATATAGACTTAGAGAAATTCTTTGATAAAGTCAATCACGACCAATTGATGGGGATACTCGCCAAGCGAATCGAAGACCGCATCCTACTGAAGTTGATACGAAAATATCTTCAATCAGGAGTCATGATAAATGGGGTTGTCCAAATAACGGAAGAAGGAACACCGCAGGGAGGACCGCTTAGTCCACTTCTATCCAACATTCTCCTAGACCAATTGGACAAAGAGTTGGAAGCAAGGGGGCACCAATTTGTCCGATATGCGGATGACTGCAACATCTATGTGAAGTCATGGAAAGCAGGACAGCGTGTGATGAAATCGGTATCGACCTTCCTCGAACAGCACCTAAAATTGAAGGTAAACAGAGAGAAATCAGCAGTAGACCGTCCGTGGAAACGGAAGTTTCTAGGGTTCAGTTTCACCTTTCACAAAGATCCAAAGGTGCGAATAGCCAAAGAAAGCATGGAACGGCTGAAAAGAAAAATACGAGAAATAACTTCTCGGTCGAAGCCTTATCCGATGGAAGTAAGGGTGGAAAGACTGAACCAATACCTCACAGGATGGTGCGGATACTTCGCGCTAGCAGATACCCCGAGCAAATTCAAAGAAATAGACGAGTGGATAAGAAGAAGGCTGAGAATGTGTGAATGGAAACAATGGAAGAAACCTAAAACAAGAGTTAGAAAGCTGATTGGATTAGGGATTCCAGAATACAAAGCATACGAATGGGGAAACACCAGAAAGAAATACTGGCGAATCGCCCACAGCCCAATTCTACACAAAACCCTCGACAACTCCTATTGGAGCCAACGAGGGCTGAAAAGTCTGTATAATCGCTACGAATTTCTGCGTCAATCTTAG
- a CDS encoding ClpP family protease, with protein sequence MEKKQYIPFGSEDQQEEKQEQVATTIQQLGQTNIPQMAQDTNIHCLTIIGQIEGHIQLPPQNKATKYEHVIPQIVAIEQNPNIEGLLVILNTVGGDVEAGLAIAEMLASLSKPTVSIVLGGGHSIGVPIAVSCDYSFITETATMTIHPVRLTGLVIGVPQTFEYLDKMQERVVRFVTKHSKITEEKFKELMFSKGNLTRDIGTNVVGTDAVQYGLIDEVGGVAQAMQKLRQLIEWKKEGGTILQ encoded by the coding sequence ATGGAGAAAAAGCAATACATACCGTTTGGCTCAGAAGACCAACAAGAAGAAAAACAAGAGCAGGTAGCTACAACTATTCAACAGCTTGGGCAAACGAACATTCCGCAAATGGCGCAAGATACAAACATTCATTGCTTGACAATTATCGGTCAAATCGAAGGACATATTCAACTTCCGCCGCAAAACAAAGCGACAAAATACGAGCACGTCATTCCACAAATTGTAGCAATCGAACAAAATCCGAACATCGAGGGATTGCTTGTTATTTTAAATACGGTTGGCGGTGACGTGGAAGCAGGATTGGCAATTGCGGAAATGCTCGCTTCGTTATCAAAGCCGACCGTTTCGATTGTGTTAGGGGGAGGGCACTCGATTGGTGTGCCAATTGCGGTATCGTGTGATTATTCGTTTATTACGGAAACGGCAACGATGACGATTCATCCTGTTCGTTTAACAGGGCTTGTCATTGGTGTTCCGCAAACGTTTGAGTATTTAGATAAAATGCAAGAGCGCGTCGTTCGTTTTGTAACGAAGCATTCAAAAATTACCGAGGAAAAATTTAAAGAGTTAATGTTTTCAAAGGGAAATTTAACACGTGACATCGGCACAAACGTTGTTGGAACAGATGCCGTTCAATACGGGTTAATTGATGAAGTAGGCGGTGTGGCGCAAGCAATGCAAAAACTGCGGCAGCTCATCGAATGGAAAAAAGAAGGAGGAACGATTTTACAATGA
- a CDS encoding YlzJ-like family protein yields MILYTIMPEHLIFPADDEAYTKQQVIYYDGIPFLVQETETKEWEIVRNLSTNPAHFLEQKYAPGARFPLSTITS; encoded by the coding sequence ATGATTTTATACACGATCATGCCTGAACATCTCATTTTTCCGGCAGATGACGAGGCGTATACGAAACAGCAAGTCATTTATTACGACGGTATTCCGTTTCTCGTACAGGAAACGGAAACGAAAGAGTGGGAAATCGTTCGAAATTTAAGCACAAACCCTGCTCATTTTTTAGAGCAAAAATATGCTCCAGGTGCTAGATTTCCGTTATCGACAATAACATCTTAA
- a CDS encoding DNA translocase FtsK: MGKRKRQRHKHPRKKQEWKTTFRFELTGLAMLALSVLAMAKLGLVGKTVVSFARFFLGEWYILLLIGGFVLAIYLIWKRAWPPFFHRWLIGGYTISIALLLLSHLTLFRLLSRQGEFNPSIIRTTWELFWKEANGSATAPHDLGGGMVGAILFAASYQLFDELGTKWVCFFLFVIGAILITGKSLNETVGKAVHWLVSFIFRQWQAFIADIKQAWGNRKQQTSAKHQNKPKEETIIVEEPLPMEEESSPPPIISDFAAVRVEPSPLIEEEEVSEPMAFSEMENTDYQLPPLELLKQPKPINQSKDHANIYANARKLEKTFQSFGVKAKVTQVHLGPAVTKYEVYPDAGVKVSKIVSLSDDLALALAAKDIRIEAPIPGKSAIGIEVPNEEIATVSLREVLEATEHYKPDAKLLIGLGRDISGEAVVAELNKMPHLLVAGATGSGKSVCINGIITSLLMRTKPHEVKLMMIDPKMVELSVYNGIPHLLAPVVTDPKKASQALKKVVNEMERRYELFSHTGTRNIEGYNEYIQREQAGKQPLLPYIVVIVDELADLMMVASSDVEDSITRLAQMARAAGIHLIIATQRPSVDVITGVIKANIPSRIAFSVSSQTDSRTILDMGGAEKLLGRGDMLFLPMGAAKPVRVQGAFVSDEEVEAVVQFVISQQKAQYHEEMIPTDAAEEDGEFEDELYDEAVQLVIEMQSASVSMLQRRFRIGYNRAARLIDAMEARGVVGPYEGSKPRAVLIPRENAKTS, from the coding sequence ATGGGGAAACGTAAACGACAACGTCACAAACATCCAAGGAAAAAACAAGAATGGAAGACAACCTTTCGTTTCGAACTGACTGGACTTGCCATGCTTGCCCTTTCCGTCCTCGCGATGGCAAAGCTTGGCCTCGTCGGAAAAACAGTCGTTTCCTTTGCGCGTTTTTTCCTTGGCGAATGGTATATCCTTTTATTAATCGGTGGATTCGTTTTAGCCATTTATCTTATTTGGAAGCGGGCATGGCCGCCATTTTTTCACCGGTGGTTGATTGGAGGATACACGATTAGTATTGCCCTTTTACTGCTCAGCCATCTGACGTTGTTTCGGCTTCTGTCACGACAAGGGGAGTTTAACCCAAGCATTATCCGCACAACATGGGAGCTGTTTTGGAAAGAAGCAAATGGATCGGCTACTGCGCCGCACGATTTAGGAGGAGGGATGGTCGGAGCGATTTTATTTGCAGCGAGCTATCAGCTGTTTGATGAACTTGGTACGAAGTGGGTTTGTTTCTTTCTGTTTGTCATAGGCGCTATTTTAATCACAGGGAAATCGTTAAACGAAACGGTTGGAAAAGCCGTTCATTGGCTTGTTTCGTTTATCTTCCGCCAGTGGCAAGCGTTTATTGCCGATATAAAACAAGCATGGGGCAATCGAAAGCAACAGACATCGGCAAAACATCAAAATAAACCAAAAGAAGAAACGATAATCGTAGAGGAACCGTTGCCCATGGAGGAAGAATCGTCACCTCCACCGATTATTTCCGATTTTGCTGCTGTCAGAGTAGAGCCGTCGCCGTTAATTGAAGAGGAAGAGGTAAGCGAACCAATGGCGTTTTCCGAAATGGAAAATACCGATTACCAGTTGCCTCCACTTGAATTACTGAAGCAACCAAAGCCAATCAATCAATCGAAAGATCATGCAAACATTTACGCCAATGCCCGTAAATTAGAAAAAACGTTTCAAAGCTTTGGGGTCAAAGCGAAAGTGACACAAGTTCATCTCGGACCAGCCGTGACGAAATATGAAGTATATCCAGATGCGGGAGTAAAGGTGAGCAAAATTGTCAGCTTAAGCGACGATTTAGCATTGGCGCTAGCGGCAAAAGATATTCGCATCGAAGCACCGATTCCAGGAAAATCAGCAATTGGTATTGAAGTACCAAATGAAGAAATTGCGACCGTTTCATTGCGAGAAGTATTAGAAGCAACAGAACATTACAAACCAGACGCGAAGCTATTAATTGGGCTAGGAAGGGACATCTCGGGAGAAGCGGTTGTTGCGGAGTTAAATAAAATGCCGCACCTTCTTGTCGCAGGAGCAACAGGAAGCGGAAAAAGCGTCTGCATTAATGGGATTATTACAAGCTTATTAATGCGGACGAAGCCGCACGAAGTAAAACTGATGATGATTGACCCGAAAATGGTCGAGCTAAGCGTCTATAACGGCATTCCTCATTTATTAGCGCCAGTGGTAACCGACCCGAAAAAAGCATCACAAGCATTGAAAAAAGTGGTCAACGAAATGGAGCGGCGCTATGAACTATTTTCACATACTGGAACAAGGAATATTGAAGGATATAACGAATATATTCAACGAGAACAAGCTGGAAAACAGCCACTTCTTCCATACATCGTCGTCATCGTTGATGAATTGGCGGACTTAATGATGGTGGCTTCGTCTGATGTGGAAGATTCCATTACTCGTTTAGCACAAATGGCACGCGCTGCTGGCATTCATCTTATTATTGCAACACAACGACCATCAGTAGATGTCATTACAGGGGTGATTAAAGCAAACATCCCATCACGTATTGCCTTTAGTGTTTCGTCGCAAACCGACTCGCGCACGATTTTAGATATGGGCGGGGCGGAGAAGTTACTTGGAAGAGGAGATATGCTTTTCTTGCCAATGGGTGCAGCTAAACCGGTGCGCGTACAAGGAGCGTTCGTATCGGACGAAGAAGTAGAAGCAGTCGTCCAATTTGTCATTTCACAACAAAAAGCGCAATACCACGAAGAAATGATTCCAACAGATGCGGCAGAAGAAGATGGAGAATTTGAAGATGAATTGTATGATGAAGCCGTTCAATTAGTGATCGAAATGCAAAGCGCGTCTGTTTCGATGTTGCAGCGTCGCTTCCGCATCGGATATAACCGAGCAGCCCGTTTAATTGATGCGATGGAAGCGCGTGGCGTTGTCGGTCCTTATGAAGGAAGTAAGCCGCGGGCAGTGCTTATTCCGCGTGAAAACGCGAAAACATCCTAG
- a CDS encoding GntR family transcriptional regulator, translating into MSIKSDNRHLYLQVIDRIKQDIETGVYKEKQKLPSEFELSKQLGVSRATLREALRVLEEENVIIRRHGVGTFVNSRPMFTSGIEQLSSVTDMIKQAGRKPGTIFLSSSIQEPTEEDIRRFQCAPDEDILFVERVRTADGEPVVYCVDKIPCKYLPKGISYEHESMFENLHNQTNHDIAYAVAHIEPLGYHEKVSPTLQCDPETALLVLKQMHFDNNDEPILYSINYFKSDKFSFHVLRKRIHF; encoded by the coding sequence ATGTCTATTAAGTCTGACAATCGCCACTTATATTTACAAGTGATTGATCGCATTAAGCAGGATATCGAAACAGGCGTGTATAAAGAAAAGCAAAAGCTCCCATCCGAGTTTGAACTTTCAAAGCAGCTTGGTGTGAGTCGAGCGACGTTACGCGAAGCGCTGCGTGTGCTAGAGGAAGAAAATGTGATCATCCGTCGGCATGGCGTCGGTACGTTTGTAAATTCCCGCCCAATGTTTACGTCTGGTATCGAGCAATTAAGTAGTGTCACCGATATGATTAAACAAGCTGGTCGAAAACCAGGGACGATTTTTCTCTCTTCCTCCATTCAAGAACCGACAGAAGAAGACATCCGACGGTTTCAATGTGCGCCTGACGAGGACATTTTATTTGTTGAACGAGTCCGGACAGCTGACGGGGAACCAGTTGTATATTGTGTGGATAAAATTCCGTGCAAATATTTACCAAAAGGAATTTCGTATGAACACGAATCGATGTTTGAGAATTTACACAACCAGACCAACCATGATATCGCTTACGCTGTAGCGCATATCGAACCGCTCGGATACCATGAGAAAGTGTCACCGACTTTGCAATGCGACCCCGAAACGGCGCTGCTTGTTTTAAAACAAATGCATTTTGATAACAACGATGAACCGATTTTGTATTCCATTAACTATTTCAAATCCGATAAGTTTAGTTTTCATGTGTTAAGAAAACGCATTCATTTTTAA